The proteins below are encoded in one region of Pseudomonas sp. SCB32:
- the mauD gene encoding methylamine dehydrogenase accessory protein MauD yields the protein MEALIVSNILLWALLIALAFAVMGLVRQIGVLHSRLAPAGALMVDKGVAVNEPAPQVTAADRNGRPVNFGYAGGKAQLLFFLSPTCPICKSLLPAIKSIAKQQADRLEVVYVSDGDMDAQQALIREHKLEDATYVVGPEVGMTYQIGKLPYAALIDQNGILRSKGLVNSREHLDSLFEAEHLGSATLQQYLHGHAHAHDHSHDTPHSHA from the coding sequence ATGGAAGCTCTGATCGTTTCCAACATCCTGCTCTGGGCACTGCTGATCGCCCTGGCCTTCGCTGTCATGGGTCTGGTTCGCCAGATCGGCGTCCTCCACTCGCGCCTGGCTCCGGCCGGCGCTCTGATGGTCGACAAGGGCGTCGCGGTCAACGAGCCCGCACCCCAGGTCACCGCGGCTGATCGCAATGGCCGTCCGGTCAACTTCGGCTACGCCGGCGGGAAAGCCCAGCTGCTGTTCTTCCTCTCGCCGACCTGCCCGATCTGCAAGTCGCTGCTGCCGGCGATCAAGTCCATCGCCAAGCAGCAGGCCGACCGCCTGGAAGTGGTCTACGTCAGCGATGGCGACATGGATGCCCAGCAGGCGCTGATCCGCGAGCACAAGCTGGAAGACGCGACCTACGTGGTAGGACCTGAAGTCGGCATGACCTACCAGATCGGCAAGCTGCCCTACGCGGCGCTGATCGATCAGAACGGCATCCTGCGCTCCAAGGGCCTGGTCAACTCCCGCGAGCACCTGGACAGCCTGTTCGAGGCCGAGCACCTGGGCAGCGCCACCCTGCAGCAATACCTGCACGGCCATGCCCACGCGCACGACCACAGCCACGACACTCCACACTCCCACGCATAA
- a CDS encoding methylamine dehydrogenase light chain: MKLLDLLFERSARHVADTTSRRKLLGRLGSLMVAGAALPVLLPIDRTSKALAAEAPKAGDPGDPNSCDYWRYCSIDGFLCSCCGGSVTSCPPGTEASQVTWIGTCRNPSDGKDYIISYNDCCGKHSCNQCACTRNDSEEPAYRPFNNNDVNWCLAAKSHIYHCTVSIIRGVAV; this comes from the coding sequence ATGAAACTCCTCGACCTCCTGTTCGAGCGCTCCGCCCGTCACGTGGCCGACACCACTTCCCGCCGCAAGCTGCTCGGCCGCCTCGGTTCGCTGATGGTCGCCGGCGCCGCCCTGCCGGTACTGCTGCCGATCGACCGCACCAGCAAGGCGCTCGCCGCCGAAGCGCCCAAGGCCGGCGATCCGGGTGACCCGAACAGCTGCGACTACTGGCGCTACTGCTCGATCGACGGTTTCCTCTGCTCCTGCTGCGGCGGTAGCGTGACCTCCTGCCCGCCGGGCACCGAGGCCTCCCAGGTGACCTGGATCGGTACCTGCCGCAACCCGTCGGACGGCAAGGACTACATCATTTCCTACAACGACTGCTGCGGTAAGCACAGCTGCAACCAGTGCGCCTGCACCCGCAACGACAGCGAGGAACCGGCCTACCGTCCGTTCAACAACAACGATGTGAACTGGTGCCTGGCCGCCAAGTCGCACATCTACCACTGCACCGTTTCGATCATCCGCGGCGTCGCGGTGTGA
- a CDS encoding MauE/DoxX family redox-associated membrane protein has product MNIDPIYVIASAVSISVILANAATHKLRAPGRFTRQLEDYQLLPKALLKPVARGLPLLEIGVAFALLVPASRAGAALVAALLLALYAAAIGFNLWRGRRDIDCGCSGPDQAQPLRPVLLARNAILVALALAAGLSPQARELGLFDGFVVIAASATALLIYAAAEGLLSNGPRLFKLIGR; this is encoded by the coding sequence ATGAACATCGACCCCATCTACGTCATCGCCAGTGCCGTCTCCATCTCGGTGATCCTGGCCAACGCCGCGACCCACAAGTTGCGCGCGCCGGGCCGTTTCACCCGGCAACTGGAAGACTACCAGTTGCTGCCCAAGGCACTGCTCAAGCCAGTCGCCCGCGGCCTGCCGCTGCTGGAAATCGGCGTCGCCTTCGCCCTGCTGGTTCCGGCCAGCCGGGCGGGCGCGGCACTGGTCGCCGCCCTGCTGCTGGCGCTGTACGCCGCCGCCATCGGCTTCAACCTGTGGCGCGGCCGCCGCGACATCGATTGCGGCTGCTCCGGCCCCGACCAGGCGCAACCGCTGCGCCCGGTGCTGCTGGCACGCAACGCCATCCTGGTCGCCCTGGCACTGGCCGCCGGCCTGTCGCCGCAGGCCCGCGAACTCGGTCTGTTCGACGGCTTCGTGGTCATCGCCGCCAGCGCCACCGCCCTGCTCATCTATGCCGCCGCCGAAGGCCTGCTGTCCAACGGCCCCCGTCTGTTCAAACTTATTGGAAGGTGA
- a CDS encoding cytochrome C, translating to MRSLLIVGLVCAMAAPLAMARAIPNPNQKHAPGNESPQTPIAQAHYSTAVNYQLQCAGCHLGDGEGSAANDTPRMKGFVGNFLKVDGGRQFLVRVPGMSQSALSNAQLAELINWIMREDGMAGKSMPANYQPYTEQEVAAIRHEAMLNLPSTRAGLISQMRAQGIVIDDGISKP from the coding sequence ATGCGCTCGCTACTGATCGTCGGACTGGTCTGCGCCATGGCGGCTCCGCTCGCCATGGCCCGGGCCATCCCCAACCCGAACCAGAAACACGCTCCGGGCAACGAATCGCCGCAGACTCCGATTGCCCAGGCGCACTACAGCACGGCGGTGAACTACCAGCTGCAGTGCGCCGGGTGCCACCTGGGCGATGGCGAAGGCTCGGCGGCCAACGATACGCCGCGCATGAAGGGCTTCGTCGGCAACTTCCTCAAGGTGGACGGCGGACGCCAGTTCCTCGTCCGGGTGCCGGGGATGTCGCAGTCGGCGCTCAGCAACGCGCAGCTGGCGGAGCTGATCAACTGGATCATGCGCGAGGACGGCATGGCCGGTAAGAGCATGCCGGCGAACTACCAGCCGTACACCGAGCAGGAAGTCGCGGCGATCCGCCACGAGGCCATGCTCAACCTGCCGTCGACCCGCGCCGGGCTGATCAGCCAGATGCGCGCGCAGGGCATCGTCATCGACGACGGCATCAGCAAACCCTGA